From the genome of Amycolatopsis sp. NBC_01488, one region includes:
- a CDS encoding molybdopterin cofactor-binding domain-containing protein translates to MKLKVNGADVDVDDRFATSPLLWVLRDVLGLTGTKYGCGIGFCAACTVLIDGRNTKACQTPAGTAAGKAITTVEGASGPVVEAVRDAWHRGNVVQCGYCQPGQTLAATALLTADPAPDDAAIGRWMNGNLCRCGTYPRIRKAIGAAAEALAAGDAPEQVAAAGEVEAPRLTPEELADPVHPYVRVHEDGTVVAFSNQIEMGQGAHTGLATIVAEELDADFASVRVVNAANGGNAGGDVYATPAGGGFLQLTGASTSTVGYWARYRLAAAQARARLVAAAAQVWQVPADEVEIDSGVLTHPSGKRAGIGELAARAEQVPVPDDVSPKDPAHYKLIGGEGRLRVDAPGKILGTTRFTIDVTHPGMVTAVVLHPPKFGATVATIDDGAALALPGVSAVIPIDEGVAVVGETFDDAQRGVRAVRVDWDDRNAERRSTEELLAEHRRLLESGEKALVVKEDGDVDGALARAAHVVDASYELPYLAHAPMEPNNAVCRMADDGTLEVWAGTEGPEYVRMAASAAAGVEKDRVRVHVPYAGGSFGLHSSSGRDPVSEAVQVAKALDWKYPVKLQSLREEEFKSGRYRAMAVHRVRAGADADGRVRAFHQQIAAQPTSVTLPVVANFLFTDGVDYMTTSGAVNSPYAVADFKLETSVVETGVPIMVWRSVGNSHTEFARESALDELAIATERDQVDLRRDLLAENPRTLHALELAAELGGWGTPLPEGRARGIAASSFLSHSAQVTEISLDRRDRVRVERVTFVLDCGIVVNPDLVRAQVEGGLIYALSAAAWGEVVLGGGEIVTRNFDRYPIMRMQSVPRIDVHLIESGEPPTGVGEVSVPTAAPALTNAIAAGTGTRIRRLPIARTMRVL, encoded by the coding sequence GTGAAGCTGAAGGTGAACGGCGCCGATGTCGACGTGGACGACCGGTTCGCGACCAGCCCGCTGTTGTGGGTGCTGCGCGACGTGCTGGGGTTGACGGGAACCAAGTACGGCTGCGGGATCGGGTTCTGCGCCGCGTGCACGGTGCTGATCGACGGCCGCAACACGAAGGCGTGCCAGACGCCGGCCGGGACCGCCGCCGGCAAGGCGATCACCACGGTCGAAGGCGCTTCGGGTCCGGTCGTCGAAGCCGTCCGGGACGCGTGGCACCGGGGCAACGTGGTGCAGTGCGGGTACTGCCAGCCCGGCCAGACGCTGGCCGCCACCGCGCTGCTGACGGCCGACCCGGCGCCGGACGACGCGGCGATCGGCCGCTGGATGAACGGGAACCTGTGCCGGTGCGGCACGTATCCGCGGATCCGGAAGGCGATCGGCGCGGCGGCCGAGGCACTGGCCGCCGGCGACGCTCCGGAACAGGTGGCCGCTGCCGGGGAGGTGGAGGCGCCGCGGCTGACGCCGGAGGAACTCGCCGACCCGGTCCATCCGTACGTGCGCGTCCACGAGGACGGGACCGTTGTCGCCTTCTCGAACCAGATCGAGATGGGCCAGGGCGCCCACACCGGGCTGGCGACGATCGTGGCCGAGGAACTGGACGCGGACTTCGCGTCGGTCCGGGTGGTCAACGCGGCGAACGGCGGCAACGCCGGGGGAGACGTCTACGCGACTCCCGCCGGCGGCGGATTCCTCCAGCTCACCGGTGCGTCCACGTCGACCGTCGGGTACTGGGCCCGGTACCGCTTGGCCGCCGCGCAGGCGCGGGCCCGGCTGGTGGCGGCCGCGGCGCAGGTGTGGCAGGTGCCGGCCGACGAGGTCGAGATCGACTCGGGCGTGCTGACCCACCCGAGTGGGAAACGCGCCGGCATCGGCGAACTGGCCGCCCGCGCGGAACAGGTGCCGGTCCCGGACGACGTCAGCCCGAAGGATCCGGCCCACTACAAGCTGATCGGCGGCGAAGGCCGGCTCCGGGTCGACGCTCCCGGGAAGATCCTCGGGACGACCCGGTTCACCATCGACGTCACGCATCCCGGCATGGTGACCGCGGTGGTGCTGCACCCGCCGAAGTTCGGCGCCACCGTGGCCACGATCGACGACGGCGCGGCGCTGGCCCTGCCCGGCGTGAGCGCCGTGATCCCGATCGACGAGGGTGTCGCGGTGGTCGGCGAGACGTTCGACGACGCGCAGCGGGGCGTCCGCGCGGTGCGGGTGGACTGGGACGACCGGAACGCCGAGCGGCGCAGCACGGAGGAACTCCTCGCCGAACACCGGCGTCTGCTCGAGTCCGGCGAGAAAGCCTTGGTGGTCAAGGAAGACGGCGACGTCGACGGCGCACTCGCGCGGGCGGCGCACGTCGTCGACGCGAGCTACGAGCTGCCCTACCTCGCACACGCCCCGATGGAACCGAACAATGCCGTGTGCCGCATGGCCGACGACGGCACTCTCGAGGTCTGGGCGGGCACCGAGGGACCCGAATACGTCCGCATGGCGGCGTCCGCCGCGGCCGGCGTCGAGAAGGACCGGGTCCGGGTGCACGTGCCGTACGCGGGCGGTTCGTTCGGCCTGCACAGCTCGTCCGGCCGCGACCCGGTCAGCGAGGCCGTGCAGGTCGCGAAGGCGCTGGACTGGAAGTACCCGGTCAAGCTCCAGTCGCTGCGCGAGGAGGAGTTCAAGAGCGGCCGGTACCGGGCGATGGCCGTGCACCGGGTCCGCGCCGGAGCCGACGCCGACGGTCGCGTGCGCGCGTTCCACCAGCAGATCGCCGCCCAGCCGACCTCGGTCACCCTGCCGGTCGTGGCGAACTTCCTGTTCACCGACGGCGTCGACTACATGACCACCAGCGGCGCGGTGAACTCGCCGTACGCGGTGGCGGACTTCAAGCTGGAGACCAGCGTCGTCGAGACCGGCGTGCCGATCATGGTGTGGCGGTCGGTCGGCAACTCGCACACCGAGTTCGCCCGCGAGTCGGCGCTCGACGAGCTCGCCATCGCCACCGAGCGCGACCAGGTCGACCTGCGCCGCGACCTGCTGGCGGAGAATCCGCGCACCTTGCACGCGCTGGAGCTGGCCGCCGAGCTGGGCGGCTGGGGCACCCCGCTGCCCGAAGGCCGGGCGCGGGGCATCGCCGCCAGCAGCTTCCTGTCGCACAGCGCCCAGGTCACCGAGATCTCCCTGGACCGGCGCGACCGCGTCCGCGTCGAGCGCGTCACGTTCGTGCTGGACTGCGGCATCGTCGTCAACCCGGACCTGGTCCGGGCGCAGGTCGAAGGCGGCCTGATCTACGCGCTGAGCGCCGCCGCGTGGGGTGAGGTCGTGCTCGGCGGCGGCGAGATCGTCACCCGGAACTTCGACCGCTACCCGATCATGCGGATGCAGTCGGTACCGCGGATCGACGTGCACCTGATCGAGTCGGGCGAGCCGCCGACCGGCGTCGGCGAGGTCAGCGTCCCCACCGCCGCACCCGCCCTGACCAACGCCATCGCGGCCGGCACCGGTACCCGCATCCGCAGGCTGCCCATCGCCAGGACCATGCGGGTCCTCTGA